CAGAGAAAATGAGTGTGACTCTGTTGTGGAATCTGTAGCCTTAGAGGAATTAATAAAGAGGGTGGTGAGACAAAACAGTCGTAGTCTTCGAGTCTTGATAGCAcccaaagaaagggaagatggTAAAGCTTCATAAGGGCCTACATTATTGAAGAAGGGAAGCAAGTAGTCCATGTCCATGTCTCCTATGAACCATCTGAGTTATGGACTAACGTGCGCATCATGTTAGTTGTCACCACAGAATAGATCTTCGACGGACCCCAGGTCTACAATACGGTTCCAAAGAATGAGGCCCTCCCATTACGTAGTAACCCTTCTCCTAGTACAAACCACGTGCCCCTCCCCTTCTCAATAATTATTCCatcttccatttcttcttctatttctccttcttcttcttcacactTGTTACCACTTAGTATCTAGCTAGAGAGGAGTTATTAATGGAGGTTGAAAGGTTGAAGGAGATAATGAGATGGATAGCTTTAAAGTTTGAGTCAACAACACTATCATCTCATACCAATCATGGTAAAACTCCATCTTTTTACAGGTGAAACAATTAACTAGTGTAGTGTTTCATGGAAAAACCTTCCCGTAGTGGGAAACATAAAAGAGGAAAACCAGGAGAACACGTAAGAAAAACACCTAGGAATGTTGGGGTATTACATTTTGACCTGGGAAGCCAAACGTGATCTCTCAAAGTAACTAGTATTCTCAGGTACTAAGTTAAAAGAGAGTCATTCAGTGTGTCCACGACTCTTTTACAACCTTCCACGTGGAGCAATTGAGATCCTTTTGATAACCTTTGAGACTCTTCTCGCTTCTACATGGGGATGAGattttctcaccaactcttgAGACCCTTCCACTGAGATCTCTTGACCCCCTTCCATCTTGAGACTCTTCCACGTGGAAGGGAactgagatcttctcaaaagaGTCATTTATTTTGTCGATAACTCTTGACATCCATCCACATGGGAGTAACTGAGATCTTCTGTTTTTTACttgatattttatttcataagtATATCTCATTGGCATGTCGTGATTCTGCCAAAATCTTGACTTTTGACATCATATGTTTgggatatttttttaatgaaatttatattaaaaaaaataataaaaaaaataaaaaataaaaaacatatgtAACATAACAAAGTCAAATTGATTAGATGAGGGAGAGAGTCCAATCAAATTCTGAAGAAAATATCAACCCCTAAGGTTTCATTTATTTAGAGGGGAGTTTGGGGTGAGAATGTCTGATTACTGAATCTCAAATATTGGtggaattaaaagcaaagaaggtaaaattAGAAGAGAATTGGACTTTTCTACCCCCAATCTTGTTTGACTAGCACATAGctatgggagagagagaacagaggaatgaaaaaaaagagtcaTTAATTCAAATGACTTCCCACCCTCACAAAATCCCACAAATTTGGTAGGACTTTGGAAGAGGATGGTGTGAAAGTCACATCAGTTGACAGGAAAACTCATCTCTCAATGTTGTCTGGAGTATTTATCATTTCATTATATCCAAACGCATGATTTTACcatgtttttgaaaaaatatgtaCAATTCTCTCACCCCCATCAAAAGCCCCCTAAATAAACGGGCCCAAATGAGAGGACAAACCCTAAAAAGAGGGTGagtaaaaaacaaacaaaagaactaAGGAATACAATGAAAATTTTTgttaaaaccaaataaaactTATCTTTAAAAGCTAACGGTTAAAGAAAACATTGCCCAAATACCTATAAGTCACCACATGAAGCTATTCAAATCCAGTGGAGGATAACTACTTATGCATTCCAAACGTCAATACTGGTTAATTACAAATTCATCTACAACTACTACATGCATACGTATAAGAACTACGTAAACCTGATATCTCCATTTTGGTCCAACATTAATGATTACACGCTTTTCCAGTCCCGAAGCCTAGGGTCCAGCCGGGCCTCACGGCTTGAAACTTCATAGTTAGTCTGCAAATGACACCATTAAGTGGACCGGCATTTCTTCTCAAGCTGTAAAAAAACTTTAAGCTTTGGAATTAATTCTGAGGAAGCACTTACTTCCAATCGTTCTTTTCATTGTGAAAGGGAAAACAAGTGACCACAGTAGCACCGAAGGCATCTTAAAGGTTCATGAAATGGGCCCTTAACAAGCTAAGCTTCTCTCGAGCTCTCAAACAAGGTTTCCAGATTGGGTGGTTTCTACTTTCTACTCTGGATCCACTAAAAGCCGGGTATAGATGACAAAGATGTCGTCACTGTGTTCTCATCCTCTCAGAGAATTCTCAGGCAAAAATCATAAATAGTTTTCTTAATCTCATAATAAATTAGAAAGCTTGAATCAATGGAAATCTCTTTCAGGATTCACTGTAGATAGTTTAATGTTAAAAGGAAATCAGTGAGCTCAAAATAGAAGGcgattgaatttttttaaacatgataaaaaatttaaataatttatacaatcatatgagaaattttttttttctagaaataaTCATATGAGATCATATAcgataataattataattttttaattaaaaaattatattttctttttcttaaatttttcttACCATCAAGCATCacagaaagaaatgaaaaaaaaaaaaaatggccgaCAGTGATTGGATGGATAGTTTAGACCACAGGGAGCAGTAGCAGAGCATTAAGGGCCCACTGATCCCTGGTCCCAGGCCCGGCCAGGTACAATTTCCTAGCTTGCAATTTTGCCTTTTCTGGGTCGTGAACATGCGTGGGGAGTGGCTGGTTGTCTCATTATCAGGTCAGCAGGATTTTATGAGTAGAAACGGAAATCGAGATTCGACTTTCGAGACTCGGGGGAATGGTTTCATGTTTGATTTTGTTACTATTGTTTTTATGTTTGGAAAcgatagaaattttttttttttttttttttttttttgataagaaatgatttttgaaaTTATAAAGATGTTTAGTTTTTCAGTTTCTCGAAATGTTTTCAACAATGTAGTTAAATTCAAGACATGTAAAAAATTCACGAGTGGAAGCACAAtgttaaaattataaatatgttTTATAGAGATGAgtttcagaaggatgaaggcattCTGGAATTGTGAACTTCCCACAACCAGGATGGAGTCGTCCAATTCTGGATagtgagaagtttcaacaacGGGTTGAGGTTGAGGTTAGAGTAAGTCAAGCGAAGTATCGGgcatttcacaatttttgtctctcccacttgtttctagaaacataaaattAAGTCTGACTTATTTCTCTATTCTTGTTTctaaaataaacataaatttctatttctattttaaaaaacaagagaaacaaaacagaaacaatcaaatgattttttgaatgtTTTTCCAGTTTTAacacagaaaaaaagaaaaggatgttACTGGAAACAAAATGAAACAGGCCTTTATTACACGGTATCTTATTGTGTATCTATCACCTTTAAAATCGATACAACATTAATTCAGATTATTTGTATTGGATAAGTTTATTGttagtattttttattattttatccctTGTCATTATCATTTTATTGATATGATGTTGACATGGCATTGGAATCAATGACTAACAGTAACGATGCATATCACCCATGTCAAGCAATACAATATCAATACCTCAAACCATACATAATGATGAAAATGATCATTTCCTCTTGCATCAGAGTTTCAAAGCTTGGAATTGGCATCTGAAATCGGTTAGAGCCGATTCCCAATTCAAATTGgtaaaaatggatcaaaatcgGTTAGAACTGGACACTAATTGGATCTAAATTGGTATTTTTAGGTTGAGTTGATCAATGCCGATTTTGAAATAAATTAGCTGATATTTTATTCTATTCATCgactttcaaagccacttttgATGTACTTCACATTTCTAACGAGTGCGTAAATTATGGTGCTTTTGGTAACTCTTAAACTAGCGGTTCATAacgttaatatatatattttgtggggaaaaagaacacttccgAGTCATCCAATCCTTACATCAGTGCTAGGTCAATGAGGAGACGCACAAGGGCATAAACAGGGGTGGGTTCTTGGGTTTCATAGGAGTGAGGGCATCATTTCCTCACCCATTGTGTATGGGCGTAGAGACTACGTTACGGAGAGCATTCATTTCCCCATATTGTTTTACTTagcaagagagaaaaaaaatatatagctTAATTACATTTGTactcttaggaattgggccttTTGGAGTAGAAATGGAGAAGCactttaaaattgattttttttttttttttttttttttaagttatccTACTAAGCGTCACTGACCAATGGCCAATCTATGAGAAGTTAGTAGGGTCAATGGCCACCTATTCTTACACACACAAGCATACGATAGGGTTTCgatcccacaacctcctcccctGAACGTTGGTTTTTTCAGTCAAAGTTGCCACCACTAAGCTAAATTAGTGATCGTTTAAAATTGATCTTTCACTGCTGACAATATAAACTAAAGTTGATATGGTTAGAGAGAGTCAAATACAAATCAATCCGACCGATCTGATGAAACCAATCAAACTTATATGGCTTAATAGAAATCGACCAAATGTAATGGGTGCATTCCATGACCTTGAATGTGAAGAGTTCTAATCTTACATTGGTCATTCAGTGTTTAACTATCGAGCATGTGACATTGAAAACAGAGTTGAAGCTTTTGAGTTAGACGACACCAAACAAACAGCTTATCCCTTTATCGATTAGAAATCAGTAAAGAGAATAACACCAAACCAATAGATCAATGAAAGAACGCATGAAAGTATGGCAATACAGTCTTTTTGCACCCTAATCTAGGCGTTTTCTGTACCAGACAATTTTGTAGATCAAAAACCTAATTACCCTGATTTCAATCTTTTATTCAAAAACCTGAAAAATAACAGATCGATAGAAGACTGAACCGACCATTGGATGACACCCCATATCATATCTACAGCCTTTAATTAGTGACGGTATCTTAAGTACATCGTGTAATGCCTTCcggtcccccctccccccactccgccgcttctctctctctctctctctctctctctcttgctggTGGCTTTAGGCTATTAAACGTGTTCCTTTCTCGAAATATTGCTCCTCACGAGCAAAAATCTGCAGAGGCGCTCTTAACACGGAAACATTCGGGTGAAGAGAAAGTGCCAAACACGGCCTAGTGGCCTACACTCctcatcatctttttctttcgCGTGAAGACCGTCGGATTGACATCACACTAGAGGCAAGGGATACGCAATATATCCAACGGTGTTCAAAGTGAGACTTATATAGAAGAGTCGTGCGGTTCGCAAATGTCAAATATTAAAGTGACGGCACGGTATAGCGGCAAAGAAAACAAGGAGACAGCTCGGAATGGGGTTGGCGCACTCTGGTCAAAGCCAACTCTCTCAGCTCACACTGTAGTCTTCACTCTTATCCTCACTATATAAGAATGTCTTGGAGCCTTAAGCCTCTTACCCttcattcttctctctctctctgcctttactcttatctctctctctctcaatctccaTCCTGAGAAAACAAAACCATGAAGTGGCTATCCAAAAAGGTTACGTGCAATTCTGACGGTCAGGACTCTTCATACTTCTTAGGATGGCAGGAATACGAGAAGAATCCTTATGATAAGGTTCGGAATCCAAATGGGATTATACAGATGGGACTTGCAGAGAATCAGGTTTGTGTTCCATAACATTCATTTTATCACTTCTTCTCATCTCCATTACTCTGTAATAATCTTAACTCTGTTTCCTTCATCATCAGCTATCCTTCGACCTCCTCGAATCATGGCTATCCAAGAACCCAGAAGCTTCTAGTTTCAAAAAAGATGGAGAATCCATATTTAAAGAGCTTGCTCTGTTCCAAGATTACCATGGCTTACCTGCTTTTAAGAATGTAATTAAATTCTCAGAACCTCATCTCCTCTATTTTAATTGAATTCAACATCTAAATTGGGTAACTAAGCATTGTTTAAAAATTACAGGCTCTGGTACAATTCATGGAGGAGATAAGAAAATACAAAGTCAGCTTTGATCCTAAGAAGCTAGTCCTCACTGctggttcaacttcagctaacGAGATTCTTATGTTTTGCTTAGCTGAACGAGGGGAAGCATTCCTTCTCCCCACTCCCTACTACCCAGGGTACTATtctattctctttcttctgcttcctCTCTTATTAAGAAAGTAGATTAGTACTTGATCATTTAAACTCGTCTTTAATCTGTAGGTTTGATAGAGATCTGAAATGGAGAACTGGGGTGGAGATAGTCCCAATACATTGCTCAAGCTCCAACAACTTCCAAATCACACAATCTGCATTGGATGAAGCTTACAgacaagcccaaaaaaataatttgaggGTTAAAGGTGTTCTTATCACCAACCCTTCAAACCCATTAGGCACAACTATAAGTCGAGAAGAGCTTAATCGCCTAATCGACTTCGTTTATGCAAAAGATATCCATCTAATAAGCGATGAGATCTACTCTGGAACTGTTTTTGACTCACCAGGTCTCGTCAGTATTTCAGAGGTATTGAATGATAGAAACCTTGAAGACAGTGATGTTTGTAACCGGGTTCACATTGTCTACAGTCTTTCCAAAGATCTCGGGTTACCCGGGTTTCGAGTCGGTGCTGTTTACTCTAACGACGAAATGGTAGTCTCCGCCGCAACCAAAATGTCAAGCTTTGGGCTTGTTTCTTCTCAAACACAACACCTTCTCTCTGAAATGCTTTCAGATAAGAAGTTTACGAGAAACTATATAGCTGAGAACCAGAGGAAGCTTAGAGAAAGACATGACAAGCTTGTTTCAGGGCTGAGACACTTTAATATTAACTGTTTGAAGAGTAATGCTGGTTTGTTCTGTTGGGTTGACATGAGACCTCTCTTAAGCTCCAACACTTTTGAAGCAGAGATAAAGCTgtggaagaaaattttatttgaagttGGGTTAAATATCTCTCCTGGTTCTTCTTGTCACTGCTCCGAACCCGGTTGGTTCCGGGTTTGTTTTGCTAACATGGAAGAAGAGACATTAAACCTGTCATTGCAAAGGTTTAAGGCTTTCGTGGAGTCCACCGAGAACAGAAACAACGAAGGTGGTGGTTGTAGCCAGCGACAGGCTCCAAGAAACTCAAGAAGGAGATCACTCACCAAGTGGGTTCAACGGTTATCATCTCATGATAGGGAATCCGAGCGCTAATCTGGGATGAACACGTGTCCTTTCTATATTGGGAAAAAATCGTTTGCAATTctgatcttgtacaattccatgaaataccaccttcaggggtgacacgtgtattaataccaatgcaatggttcagatttgatttaaatgactcttcactgatttaaggttttattagttgtaccagatctggaccattgcattggtatcaatgcacgtgtcaccccctgaaggtgtatttcacggaattgtacgagatcggaattgcagacaattTCAACCCTTCCATATTATCTTCCATTATTTTCtgacatttttttccctttttttttttttttttttattattatgtagAGAGAGAAGCACTTGCTCCTATATTTCTTCCTGCGGATGGATATATTCCAATTTCCAAGTTGC
This genomic stretch from Macadamia integrifolia cultivar HAES 741 chromosome 2, SCU_Mint_v3, whole genome shotgun sequence harbors:
- the LOC122072217 gene encoding 1-aminocyclopropane-1-carboxylate synthase 3-like gives rise to the protein MKWLSKKVTCNSDGQDSSYFLGWQEYEKNPYDKVRNPNGIIQMGLAENQLSFDLLESWLSKNPEASSFKKDGESIFKELALFQDYHGLPAFKNALVQFMEEIRKYKVSFDPKKLVLTAGSTSANEILMFCLAERGEAFLLPTPYYPGFDRDLKWRTGVEIVPIHCSSSNNFQITQSALDEAYRQAQKNNLRVKGVLITNPSNPLGTTISREELNRLIDFVYAKDIHLISDEIYSGTVFDSPGLVSISEVLNDRNLEDSDVCNRVHIVYSLSKDLGLPGFRVGAVYSNDEMVVSAATKMSSFGLVSSQTQHLLSEMLSDKKFTRNYIAENQRKLRERHDKLVSGLRHFNINCLKSNAGLFCWVDMRPLLSSNTFEAEIKLWKKILFEVGLNISPGSSCHCSEPGWFRVCFANMEEETLNLSLQRFKAFVESTENRNNEGGGCSQRQAPRNSRRRSLTKWVQRLSSHDRESER